In the Quercus lobata isolate SW786 chromosome 5, ValleyOak3.0 Primary Assembly, whole genome shotgun sequence genome, one interval contains:
- the LOC115990356 gene encoding uncharacterized protein LOC115990356, with product MAVHSKDEALMCKVFPSSLGPVAMRWFNGLRGNFIDSFKKLTRAFGARFITCSRIPRPLGSLLFMSMREGETLKDYSDRYLEMFNEIEGKYDDVAISTFKADHPAEHDLRKSLTGKPITSVRQLMDRIDKYTKVEEDQLQGKRKAEVISQERRDFRSNRYNNNRPRKDFVGQSGSSNTQAVNAVF from the coding sequence ATGGCTGTTCACTCCAAagatgaggccttgatgtgtaaggtcTTTCCATCTAGCTTGGGCCCGGTggcaatgaggtggttcaacggttTGAGGGGGAATTTTATCGATTCCTTCAAAAAACTCACCCGAGCTTTTGGTGCTCGATTTATTACTTGTAGTAGGATTCCTCGGCCTTTGGGGTCCTTATTGTTTATGTCCATGCGGGAGGGTGAGACTCTGAAGGATTATTCAGATAGATACTTGGagatgtttaatgaaatagaagGAAAGTACGATGATGTGGCAATTAGCACTTTCAAGGCTGATCATCCAGCCGAGCATGATTTGAGGAAATCTCTAACTGGTAAACCTATTACTAGTGTACGTCAATTGATGGATCGGATTGACAAGTACacaaaagtagaagaagaccaactACAGGGGAAAAGAAAGGCTGAGGTGATCTCTCAAGAGagaagggatttcaggtcgaaCCGGTACAATAATAACCGACCTCGGAAAGACTTTGTAGGGCAGTCAGGATCTTCCAACACCCAGGCGGTTAACGCTGTGTTTTGA